Proteins co-encoded in one Desulfitobacterium hafniense DCB-2 genomic window:
- the hfq gene encoding RNA chaperone Hfq encodes MNKAPINLQDTFLNQVRKENMPVTIYLVNGFQLKGLVRGFDNFTVVIEFEGKQQMVYKHAISTVMPLRPINLVAASQSSTEER; translated from the coding sequence ATGAATAAAGCGCCCATCAATTTACAGGATACCTTTTTAAACCAAGTCCGAAAAGAGAATATGCCGGTCACGATTTACTTAGTGAATGGCTTTCAATTAAAAGGTCTGGTCCGCGGATTTGATAATTTTACAGTGGTCATTGAATTCGAAGGTAAACAGCAAATGGTCTATAAGCACGCCATTTCCACTGTAATGCCGCTTCGTCCCATTAATTTAGTTGCTGCTTCGCAGTCCTCGACAGAGGAGCGTTAA
- the miaA gene encoding tRNA (adenosine(37)-N6)-dimethylallyltransferase MiaA has translation MKPLIIIVGPTAVGKTALGVALAQALQGEIISGDSVQVYRKLDIGSAKPTLAEQGNVPHYLLDALDPAEPFTVAQFQTLANQSIQNIQSRGKVPIVVGGTGLYIRSLIDPFQFAEHGSESIRSFWTAFLSEQGKEALHRELAKRDPLSAQRLHPNDTVRIIRALEMCQLTGKPFSEIRGNQDMNYPPLPPSLLYVGLTAPREIIYERINRRCEQMVAAGLIEETHNLIKEGYSPKLKPLQSIGYRHALLYLYGKVTLPEMMRIFQRDTRHFAKRQLTWFRRDPRVVWYDTYSGNLTNILESLIGTCSGMESRVE, from the coding sequence ATGAAACCCTTGATCATCATTGTAGGACCTACAGCCGTAGGCAAGACAGCTCTTGGGGTTGCCCTTGCCCAAGCTCTCCAGGGTGAGATTATCTCCGGGGACTCCGTTCAGGTCTATCGTAAACTGGATATCGGGTCAGCCAAGCCAACGTTGGCCGAACAAGGCAATGTACCCCATTATCTGCTGGACGCTTTGGATCCGGCTGAACCATTCACAGTGGCTCAGTTCCAGACTTTGGCCAATCAATCTATTCAGAATATCCAAAGCCGGGGCAAGGTGCCGATTGTTGTCGGCGGGACAGGTCTTTACATCCGCTCTTTAATCGACCCTTTCCAATTTGCCGAGCACGGCTCAGAGTCTATCCGCAGCTTCTGGACCGCCTTTCTCTCTGAACAAGGGAAAGAGGCTCTGCACCGGGAGCTGGCCAAAAGGGATCCTCTCAGTGCCCAGCGTCTCCATCCCAATGATACGGTCCGGATTATCCGGGCCCTGGAAATGTGCCAATTAACCGGTAAGCCCTTTTCCGAAATCCGCGGCAATCAAGACATGAATTATCCGCCTTTGCCACCTTCGCTTCTCTATGTGGGACTTACCGCACCAAGGGAAATCATTTATGAGCGGATCAATCGCCGTTGTGAACAGATGGTGGCCGCGGGGCTGATTGAGGAAACCCACAATTTAATTAAAGAAGGCTATTCCCCAAAACTTAAGCCTTTGCAAAGCATTGGTTACCGGCACGCTTTACTCTATCTTTATGGTAAGGTAACCCTTCCGGAGATGATGAGAATTTTTCAAAGGGATACCCGGCATTTCGCCAAACGTCAGCTCACTTGGTTCCGCAGGGACCCGCGAGTGGTTTGGTATGATACTTACAGTGGGAATTTGACAAATATTCTTGAATCTTTGATTGGCACTTGCAGTGGAATGGAAAGTCGTGTAGAATAG
- a CDS encoding class I SAM-dependent methyltransferase, with amino-acid sequence MNHATVIVNITHPRDPDLQKKFLWFSEQPGITLLTSSPKSLAGAVEEPPYPILHITRKGIYLETGDHPLHFHPSMALLRVMQIIRGEGDRFLEAVDLRAGDVFLDATFGLGTDALVAAVQVGAQGKVIGIEHSPILAALVKDGLRTLAQGDCPRVQNPDKAKAWQVLAEAAQRIEVLWGDHLELLAGYPAAFADVVYFDPMFRHTREKSASIRPLHEVANSCSLQGETVAEACRVAKRRVVLKERKASREFSRLGFEIQEGGNYSHVDYGIIHKEGAGS; translated from the coding sequence ATGAACCACGCAACAGTCATCGTTAACATCACCCATCCCAGGGATCCGGATTTACAGAAAAAATTTCTTTGGTTTTCTGAACAACCCGGCATTACCTTACTGACTTCCTCCCCGAAGTCCCTGGCCGGGGCGGTTGAGGAGCCGCCTTATCCGATCCTCCACATTACCCGCAAAGGAATCTATCTGGAAACAGGGGACCATCCTTTGCACTTTCATCCCAGTATGGCCTTGCTGCGGGTTATGCAAATCATTAGAGGAGAAGGGGATCGTTTTCTGGAGGCCGTTGACCTCCGGGCAGGGGATGTCTTTTTGGATGCCACATTCGGTTTGGGAACGGATGCCTTGGTAGCTGCTGTTCAAGTCGGGGCTCAGGGCAAGGTTATCGGCATAGAACATTCGCCTATTTTAGCAGCTCTGGTGAAAGATGGGTTAAGGACCCTGGCTCAAGGGGATTGTCCCCGTGTCCAAAACCCGGACAAGGCCAAAGCCTGGCAGGTCTTGGCTGAAGCGGCACAGCGCATTGAGGTTCTGTGGGGAGACCATCTTGAGCTGCTGGCCGGCTATCCTGCAGCCTTCGCCGATGTGGTTTACTTTGACCCCATGTTTCGCCACACCCGGGAAAAAAGCGCCTCCATCCGCCCTCTGCATGAGGTAGCCAACTCCTGCTCCCTGCAGGGTGAAACTGTTGCCGAAGCCTGCCGTGTAGCCAAAAGACGGGTGGTGCTGAAAGAGCGGAAAGCAAGCCGGGAATTCAGCCGCTTAGGGTTTGAGATTCAAGAAGGGGGGAACTATAGTCATGTAGACTATGGGATAATCCACAAAGAAGGAGCCGGTTCATGA
- the mutL gene encoding DNA mismatch repair endonuclease MutL — MTAKIHILDIQAANQIAAGEVVERPVSVVKELIENALDAQATQIEVIIEGSGVERIRVQDNGQGISAEDLPLTVLRHATSKIRTIDDLNRLRTLGFRGEALPSIASVSRLEIISRPPEEISGRVLRIQGGEQLEFSETGCPPGTTITVDDLFYNTPARRKFLKSKNTEFGQISDVIGRLSLARPDVSFTLKHPKVLVLQTPGKGNLLESIGAVLGQATARRLLPLSCSLGDWRLEGYISPPDLVRSTKQGETLIVNERIIRSNSISRAISEGYHTLIPAKLYPITILKLHIPPHEYDVNVHPTKMEIRFHKEKELMEFIAEGVRRTLLQARPIAPFVKVKNTPSPKESLPGADKVDRPVQGALNFAPKSPHSLSQGKTIPIPYKHSSYSPLGPANGLSASQRDRELNAGNEFKAGHKLNAHEFAETAKFLIKDLNPQERPPVNEQKLFLESQEPFQVTPLKADRLEPDLSLESDAFLGANISGTDISGADTLGRADAPLAEEEVGAGSTAELELSVAEENHESNEITEITDKIKEQSPLLALRPIGQVFNTYIMATDGEQLVIFDQHAAHERINYERLLAEHQNNPGNSQMLLIPLTMEFTPGEEEALLEHFLLLNEMGFILEHFGTRTYLLRGIPAYSGPYQGEQLLRDFLDQVMLNHIPPTMDKLLEEWIYMLACKASIKAKENLTLFEMEQLIVQLSKTLNPYTCPHGRPTMIQLTKEELEHRFYRS, encoded by the coding sequence TTGACCGCTAAAATCCACATCCTTGATATACAAGCCGCCAATCAAATCGCCGCCGGCGAAGTGGTGGAGCGCCCTGTTTCCGTGGTTAAGGAGCTGATTGAAAACGCTCTGGATGCCCAGGCTACTCAAATCGAAGTGATCATTGAGGGAAGCGGGGTGGAAAGGATCAGGGTCCAGGATAACGGCCAGGGAATATCTGCCGAGGATCTGCCCCTGACCGTCCTCCGTCATGCCACCAGCAAAATCCGGACCATTGATGATTTGAACCGTTTACGCACCCTGGGCTTTCGCGGGGAAGCTTTACCCAGCATTGCCTCCGTCTCCAGGCTGGAGATCATCAGCCGCCCCCCTGAGGAAATTTCCGGGCGGGTTTTGCGGATTCAGGGGGGAGAGCAGCTGGAGTTCTCCGAAACCGGCTGTCCGCCGGGAACCACCATTACCGTCGATGATCTGTTTTATAATACGCCTGCCCGGCGGAAATTCCTGAAATCCAAAAACACGGAATTTGGTCAAATCTCCGATGTCATCGGGCGGCTTTCTTTGGCCCGGCCTGATGTTTCCTTTACCCTGAAGCATCCGAAAGTCCTTGTCCTGCAGACTCCGGGCAAAGGAAATCTGCTGGAGAGCATCGGGGCTGTCCTTGGCCAGGCCACGGCCCGCCGTCTCCTGCCCCTGTCCTGCTCCCTGGGGGATTGGCGGCTGGAGGGTTATATCAGTCCGCCGGATCTGGTTCGTTCCACCAAACAAGGGGAGACCTTGATCGTCAATGAGCGGATTATTCGTTCCAACAGCATCAGCCGTGCCATTTCCGAAGGGTATCATACCTTGATCCCTGCTAAGCTTTATCCCATCACCATCCTGAAACTGCATATCCCGCCCCATGAATACGATGTCAATGTTCATCCTACCAAAATGGAAATCCGCTTTCACAAAGAGAAAGAACTTATGGAGTTTATTGCCGAGGGAGTTCGCAGGACCCTTCTCCAAGCCCGTCCCATCGCCCCCTTTGTCAAGGTCAAGAACACTCCATCCCCTAAAGAATCTCTCCCCGGCGCTGACAAGGTTGACAGACCTGTTCAGGGCGCCCTCAATTTTGCTCCTAAAAGCCCTCACAGCCTGTCTCAGGGCAAAACTATCCCCATACCTTATAAACACTCCAGTTACTCTCCCTTGGGGCCTGCAAATGGGCTTTCTGCTTCGCAAAGAGATCGTGAGTTAAATGCCGGCAATGAATTTAAGGCAGGTCATAAACTTAATGCACATGAGTTTGCTGAGACAGCAAAGTTCCTCATCAAGGACTTAAACCCCCAGGAAAGGCCGCCGGTTAATGAGCAGAAACTCTTTCTTGAGTCTCAGGAACCTTTTCAAGTCACCCCTCTGAAAGCTGATAGGTTAGAACCTGATCTTTCCTTGGAGTCGGATGCTTTTTTAGGAGCGAATATTTCGGGAACCGATATTTCAGGGGCTGATACTTTGGGGAGAGCTGATGCTCCTTTGGCTGAAGAAGAGGTGGGGGCAGGGTCAACCGCTGAGTTGGAGCTATCCGTTGCCGAAGAGAACCATGAAAGCAATGAAATTACCGAAATCACTGATAAAATCAAGGAGCAAAGTCCTCTTTTGGCCTTGCGGCCCATCGGGCAGGTTTTTAATACCTATATAATGGCAACGGATGGGGAGCAGCTTGTCATCTTCGACCAGCATGCCGCCCATGAGCGCATTAATTATGAACGCCTGCTGGCAGAGCACCAAAACAATCCCGGCAACAGCCAAATGCTCTTGATTCCTCTGACCATGGAATTTACACCTGGGGAAGAAGAGGCTTTGCTGGAGCATTTTCTGCTGCTCAACGAGATGGGGTTCATCCTTGAGCACTTTGGGACCCGAACCTATCTCCTGCGCGGCATCCCGGCCTATAGCGGCCCTTACCAGGGGGAGCAGCTTCTGCGGGACTTTCTCGACCAGGTCATGCTCAACCACATTCCCCCCACTATGGATAAATTGTTGGAGGAGTGGATCTATATGTTGGCCTGCAAAGCATCCATTAAGGCCAAAGAGAACCTGACCCTGTTTGAAATGGAGCAGCTGATTGTTCAATTGAGTAAGACTCTGAATCCCTATACCTGTCCCCATGGCCGGCCCACCATGATTCAACTCACTAAAGAAGAGCTGGAACACCGCTTTTATCGTAGTTAG
- a CDS encoding histone deacetylase has translation MKQTGLLFFPAFDWSLGDTHPEREERLLYTQEQLFEEGVMDLPQIKHYAPGLASLKDVQRTQGIFPAPESHDLDAHLIAAGSSLVLGEAWAKKEIHNGFALVRPPGHHSGATVLGNRGFCTLNNEAILINHLRTFHGIKKVAIVDTDVHHGDGTQDIFYHDPNVLFVSIHQDGRTLYPGSGFIYEKGGPNAWETTLDIPLPPGTGDEDLHHVLENWVLPRIYDFQPDLIINSAGQDNHFTDPLASMSVTARGYGRITELLNPDLAVLEGGYSIEGALPYVNLAIVLALAGEDYQGVIEPQKPRHPHSGSNAFRGFLKELKEQYRRAKPDWNIRADSFLPEGKWVYIPHSVYYDTEGFQEGRKDWIRQCNHCGGTVLIESQHTVTGNTFALVRIPFAACEQCTQAGYDLWEHLIGRKTSVLLQDQQHNKVELWHLDKGVTHF, from the coding sequence ATGAAGCAGACAGGATTATTGTTTTTCCCTGCGTTTGACTGGTCTTTAGGAGATACCCACCCGGAACGGGAAGAAAGACTTCTTTATACCCAGGAACAATTGTTTGAAGAAGGGGTTATGGATTTACCTCAGATCAAACACTATGCTCCAGGTCTTGCTTCGCTAAAAGATGTCCAGCGCACCCAAGGGATTTTCCCCGCTCCGGAAAGCCATGATTTGGATGCCCATTTGATCGCTGCCGGAAGCTCTCTGGTTCTGGGCGAGGCCTGGGCCAAAAAGGAGATCCACAATGGCTTTGCCCTGGTGCGCCCGCCGGGACACCACTCCGGGGCTACGGTTTTAGGCAATCGGGGGTTCTGCACCCTGAACAACGAAGCGATCCTGATCAATCATCTCCGCACCTTCCATGGGATAAAAAAAGTGGCCATCGTGGATACGGATGTTCATCACGGGGACGGCACCCAGGATATCTTTTATCATGATCCTAATGTCCTCTTTGTCTCCATTCATCAGGACGGACGGACTCTCTATCCCGGCAGCGGCTTTATCTACGAGAAAGGGGGACCCAATGCCTGGGAGACCACCTTGGATATTCCTCTGCCTCCCGGTACGGGAGATGAAGATCTTCATCATGTCCTGGAAAACTGGGTTCTTCCCCGGATTTATGACTTCCAACCGGATCTGATCATTAATTCGGCCGGTCAGGACAACCACTTCACGGATCCCTTAGCTTCCATGAGTGTGACAGCCCGGGGCTATGGACGAATCACCGAGCTGCTCAATCCGGACTTAGCCGTCCTGGAGGGGGGCTACTCCATTGAAGGAGCCCTGCCTTATGTGAATCTGGCCATTGTCCTGGCCTTGGCGGGAGAAGATTATCAGGGAGTTATCGAGCCTCAAAAGCCCCGTCATCCCCACAGCGGCTCCAATGCCTTCCGGGGCTTCCTTAAAGAGCTGAAAGAGCAATACCGCCGGGCCAAACCAGACTGGAACATCCGCGCCGACAGCTTCCTTCCCGAAGGAAAATGGGTTTACATTCCTCATTCCGTATATTATGATACGGAAGGCTTCCAGGAGGGGCGTAAGGACTGGATCCGCCAGTGCAACCATTGCGGGGGAACGGTGCTCATTGAAAGCCAGCATACTGTAACCGGCAATACTTTCGCTTTAGTGCGGATTCCTTTTGCGGCTTGTGAGCAATGCACCCAGGCGGGATATGATTTATGGGAGCATCTGATCGGGCGCAAAACATCTGTATTACTCCAGGATCAACAGCACAATAAGGTTGAACTCTGGCATCTGGATAAGGGGGTAACTCATTTTTGA
- a CDS encoding hydantoinase/oxoprolinase family protein, protein MSYQVGIDVGGTFTDGVLIHKNNLIKKTKVPTQHDNLLDTLLHALEHLDVFKQPVEQITVSTTLVTNAILENKLPPIELFLFPGSGMRLDALPWPVPYHALMGEIDYRGREVSPPDELEWRRLCNQLDFEAVPQAAIVSKFSHRNRILEDALAQFLSKKYPQLDIALGCEWGHANFYRRSLTTYLNTASKNLYKTFSSQLHQAVAKNGSQAGITVLKADGGILPIDQLRPVESINSGPAASVIGALAQTDPQQSFVVVDIGGTTTDIGLILSGEPLLSARGAQIGPFLTLIPTLATRSIPVGGDSAVLPAPDVPEGFTLAPYRQGPAYCLGGGYPTPTDAMRYLKRVEHGNYARAEEGLASLLPPEARNPQAIQGLALKILEKFAEEVANAFSLLHKEWQEEPAYKVWEVLHPHSAKDFYIWVSGGSARGIAPSLEDKVHLPVRFTQHADVSNAIGAALARPTLSCTLHLDTTIRSYRIEEFGEQREWLGSKRPHKEVQEFLQEIARERARTIGLNLHELEFKTQPFDFFPVVKGYATVGQIIRGSVVVPPGVVGRLEV, encoded by the coding sequence ATGTCATACCAAGTTGGAATTGACGTCGGCGGGACGTTTACTGATGGGGTACTTATTCACAAAAACAACCTGATCAAAAAAACGAAAGTCCCCACTCAACACGATAATTTATTGGACACCCTGCTCCATGCTCTGGAACATCTCGATGTCTTTAAACAGCCTGTTGAGCAGATTACAGTCAGTACTACTTTGGTGACCAATGCCATTCTGGAAAACAAATTACCCCCCATTGAGCTGTTTCTCTTTCCCGGTTCCGGGATGAGGCTGGATGCTCTGCCCTGGCCGGTGCCTTATCATGCCCTTATGGGTGAAATCGACTATCGGGGCCGGGAAGTATCTCCCCCGGATGAGCTGGAGTGGCGGCGGCTTTGCAACCAGCTGGATTTTGAAGCCGTCCCCCAGGCGGCCATTGTCAGTAAGTTTTCCCACCGGAATCGGATTCTGGAAGATGCTTTGGCTCAGTTTTTGAGCAAAAAATATCCTCAGCTGGACATTGCTTTAGGCTGCGAATGGGGGCATGCTAATTTTTACCGCCGCAGTCTCACCACCTATCTCAATACCGCCAGCAAAAATCTCTATAAAACCTTCTCCTCCCAATTGCACCAGGCTGTGGCGAAAAATGGTTCCCAAGCCGGGATTACCGTCTTGAAAGCAGATGGAGGCATTTTGCCTATCGATCAGCTCCGTCCGGTGGAATCCATCAATTCCGGCCCTGCCGCCAGTGTCATTGGCGCCCTGGCCCAAACGGATCCTCAGCAGTCTTTTGTGGTGGTTGATATCGGCGGCACCACCACAGATATCGGCCTGATCCTATCGGGAGAACCACTTCTCAGTGCCCGGGGTGCTCAGATTGGTCCCTTTCTGACCTTGATTCCCACTTTAGCCACCCGCTCCATCCCTGTAGGCGGAGATTCTGCCGTGCTGCCTGCACCTGATGTGCCGGAAGGCTTTACCCTCGCTCCCTATCGCCAGGGACCGGCCTATTGTTTGGGAGGGGGATACCCAACCCCCACCGATGCCATGCGCTATTTAAAACGGGTGGAGCATGGGAATTATGCCCGTGCTGAAGAAGGTTTAGCATCCCTGCTGCCCCCTGAGGCCCGGAATCCCCAGGCCATTCAGGGATTAGCCCTAAAAATACTGGAGAAGTTTGCGGAAGAGGTAGCCAATGCTTTTTCGCTCCTGCATAAAGAATGGCAGGAGGAACCCGCCTATAAGGTGTGGGAGGTTCTTCATCCTCATAGTGCCAAGGACTTCTATATCTGGGTCAGCGGGGGCAGCGCCCGGGGTATTGCACCTTCCCTGGAGGATAAAGTCCACCTGCCTGTGCGTTTTACCCAGCATGCCGATGTCTCCAATGCCATCGGTGCGGCCTTAGCCCGGCCGACCCTATCCTGCACCCTGCATTTGGATACCACGATCCGCTCTTACCGGATTGAGGAATTCGGAGAACAAAGGGAATGGCTGGGTTCCAAACGCCCTCATAAGGAGGTTCAGGAATTCCTGCAGGAGATTGCCCGGGAGCGGGCCCGCACCATTGGCTTAAATCTCCATGAACTGGAGTTTAAGACTCAACCTTTTGATTTTTTCCCAGTTGTTAAAGGTTACGCAACCGTTGGTCAAATAATCCGGGGTTCTGTGGTGGTACCCCCGGGAGTGGTTGGGAGGCTTGAGGTATGA